The Gordonia mangrovi genome includes the window CGGCCTCGTCGACTACTTCCGCTGCATCTCCGGTGAACATCCGGACTGGGACGAGTACCGCGCGGCGATGCGGATGCAGGGCAAGTCGCTGATCCGCGTCGCGCCGACCCGATGGGGACCGATCGCCACCGGCGGATTCCCGGCCGACGTCGCCGAGCGGCTTGACGCGCAGGAGGGCTGAGCCGCCGCTCCGGCGCCCGCATCGTGCTCAGGCCGACGTCTTGGCGAACTCGATGGTCAGCTTCGAGTTGAAAGCCGGCAGGTCGTTGGGGTTGCGGCTGGTGATCAGGGTGTTCGGCCCCGACCGGCACACCACCACCTCCTCGTCCTGCCAGGTGGCCCCGGCATTGCGCAGATCGGTCTGCAGGCTGGGATAGGAGGTCAGCGTGCGGCCGCGCACCACGTCGGCCTCGATGAGGGTCCATGGAGCGTGGCAGATCGCCGCCACCGGCTTCCCGGCGTCGAAGAAGGCCTTGACGAACGCCACCGCACTCTCGTCGGCGCGCAGGAAGTCGGGATTGGCGACCCCGCCGGGCAGCACCAGAGCGTCGAAGTCGTCGGCGCGGGCGGCGTCGGCGGTGACATCGACGGTGAAGGTGTCGCCGCGGTCGAGGTGATGAAACGCCTGCACTTCGCCGTCGGCGGTCGACACCAGCTTCGGTGTGCCGCCGACCGCCTCGACCGTCTTCCACGGCTCGGTCAGTTCCACCTGTTCGGCGCCCTCGGGCGCGACCAGGAAGGCGATGGTGGTGCCGTTGAGTTCCTCGGGCATGTCGGTTCCCTTCTCGACAGTGATCAGCAACGTCTGCGCCGCCGGATACCCGCCCAGTCCTCGACGCAAACCGCGTGGGTGTCGTGGCGGGGGTACCGTCGGGTCATGTCCGTCACGTCTGACGTAGCCGTCATCGGAGCCGGGATCATCGGTCTGTTGACGGCCTATCAGCTGTCCCGGCAGGGCCATTCGGTCACGGTGTACGAGACCGGGCGGCCCGGCTACGGACAATCCGCCGGGCAGTCGCGCATCTTCCGGCACGCCCACGACGATCCACGGTTGATCCGACTTGCGGTGCGCGCGCGTGAACAGTGGCGTGAGTGGTCCGACGACATCGGTGTCACCACGGTGTCCGACGACGGTGCGCTGGCGCTGGGCGACACGGCGGGCCGTCGTCTGCCCTTGCTCCGGGATGCCGGCGTGGCCGCCGAGTCGCTCGACTCCGACGCCGTGGCCGATGTGCTGCCGCTGCTCGGTGCCTACGAGGGCGCCGCCGTCTTCGATCCCGGCGGCGGCTCCATCCACACCCGAGCGGTGATCTCCGCGCTGACGGATCGGTTGACCGACAGTCTCGTCGGCGAGCAGGTCATCGTGCTGCACCGGGACGGCGACGGGGCGGTGGTGCGTACACCGACGACACGGGGCAGTCACGGCACGGTGGTGATCTGCGCGGGACGCGGCACCGCGGCATTGGCTCGAGGAGCTGGTATCACCGTGCCGGTGCTCTTGGGGGCACATGTGCGCGTGTCATTTTCGGTTCGCGACGGGGTGAACCGACTTCCGACGCTGCAGGACGGCAGCGGTCACTTCGGCGCGACCGGCGTGTACGCCGCCGCCTATCCCGATCGTTCGGGTTACGGGCTGGGTCTGTCCGAACACGTCGATGCCCACGATGACGGTGCCATCGACGACGGTTCCCGTCTCGGCGGATTGGCCGATGCGGCAGTCGGTTACGTGGATTCGGCGTTGCCGGGACTGGACCCGACACCGCGAGAGATCGTGCACTGCTGGGTGACCACGCTGCCGTGGGGTGACGACGGGATGGCGATCTGGCGGGAAGGTCCGGTAGTCGTGGTGGCCGGTCACAATCTGTTCAAACACGCACCGGTCATCGGCGAAGCGCTTGCCCAGACGGTGACATCCGGCGCGGTACCGTACGACTTCACGCCCGATCAGCGGTTGGGTGCGGCGTCGACTGAGCATGCTGGTGTCAACGCCAACGAATACAGGAGCATCACATGACCGCAACGAGCCGCGCCGCCAGTGACAGCCTCGTCGAGGCCCTCGACGTCCTCATCATCGGCGCCGGGGTATCCGGGGTCGGGGCGGCGCGCTACCTCACCACCGAGCATCCCGCGAAGTCGTTCGCGGTCGTCGAGGCCCGTGGCGTCGCCGGGGGGACGTGGGATCTGTTCCGGTATCCGGGTATTCGGTCGGACTCCGACCTCTACACGTTCGGCTACGAGTTCAAACCGTGGCGCGACAAGCAGGCGATCGCCGACGCACCCCGCATCCTGGACTACCTGAACGAGACCATCGACGAGAACGGTCTCGCCGACCTCATCCGCTACCGGCACCAGGTGGTGTCCGCGGCGTGGTCGTCGGAGGATGCGCGGTGGCTCGTCGATGTCGACCGCTCCGACACCGGCGAACGCATCCAGATCAGTGCCCGATGGATCTTCTGCGGTTCCGGGTACTACGACTACGACGACGGTTTCAGTCCCGAATTCGTGGGCCGGGAACGCTTTGCGGGCCAGATCGTGCATCCGCAGCACTGGCCGGAGGATCTCGACTACGCGGGCAAGCAGGTGGTGGTGATCGGCAGCGGGGCCACCGCGGTGACCTTGCTGCCGGCGATGGCCGACGACACGGCGCACATCACCATGCTGCAGCGGACGCCGACCTACATCATTCCGTTGCCGCGGGAGGATGCCCTGGCCAACACGCTCAAGAAAGTGCTCGGTGACGAACGCGGCTACGCGTTGACCCGGCAGAAGAACGTCGCCCAGCAGCGCCTCGTGTTCGAACTGTGCCAACGGTTTCCGAAGGCCGCCCGGCGGGTCATTCGGCGGATCAACGAGTCACAGCTGCCCGAGGGATTCGACGTCGACAAGCACTTCAACCCGCCGTACAACCCGTGGGATCAGAGATTGTGCGTGGTGCCGGATGCGGATCTGTTCCGCAGCATCCGCAAGGGTAAGGCGTCGATCGTCACCGACCGCATCGCGACGTTCACCGAGAACGGCATCCTGCTCCAGAGCGGTGCGGAGCTCGAGGCCGACATCATCGTCACCGCGACGGGGTTGAACATCAAACTGGTCGGCGGCATCGCCCTCAGCGTGGACGGCCGTCCGGTGTCGTTTCCCGACACCGTGGTCTACCGCGGCATGATGCTGTCCGGCGTGCCCAACTTCGCACTGGCGATCGGCTACACGAACGCGTCGTGGACGCTCAAGATCGGGTTGCTGTGTGAGTACTTCTGTAAGTTGCTCGGGTACCTCGACGAGCATGGCCACGACAGCGTCTGGCCGGTGGCCGATCCGGAGATGCCGACGCGTCCACTGCTCGATTTCGGGGCGGGATATGTGCAGCGTGCGCTCGACACCTTGCCGAAACAGGGGCCCGAGGCGCCGTGGGTGATGTCGATGAGCTACTACGCCGACCGTCGGTTGCTCCGCGGTGACGTGGCCGACGAGAGTCTGCGGTTCGCCAATGCGCGCGACCGGCGCGGCGATCCGCTCTCGGTGTGACGGCGGCCCCGGGCCGGTGCTCCGGACGTCAGTGACTGTGTGCGAGCACCTGGATGGCGAGCACCACGAGACCGATCAGGACCAGGGTGACCAGGGCGGCGAGCTTCTGGATCCAGGTCACCTCGGCGTTGCGGACAGCCAACCAGCCGATCAGGCCGAGGGTGCCGATGTAGACGAAGCCGGTGATCAGCAGTGCCGTGTCCAGTTCGAGAAGCCCGATCCACGCCGCCACGATCAATCCCAGCGGGATCGTCAGCGTGGAGAGTGCGTTGGTCGAGATGCGCACCAGCGTCCGGAGATCCCGGCCATGCGGGAACGTCCGGTGCACGGCGAGGTGGGCGATGCCGTCGGAGGCGAATCCGGCCAACACCACCGCGAGGACGCCGAGCGCCAGGATCTCGAAGGCGTAGGCGGCGCTGTGGTGGTCGACGCCGTTGTAGAGCACCAGCACGATGGCCAGGCCGGTGAAGCTCGCGTACACCCGTTCCTTGAGGTACATCGCGGCAACGCGTTTCGGTTCCGTGACGTCGTCGATGGGGTCGCCGGTATCCGCAACGTTCATGGGTCGATTGTGAGGCTATTCTGGCCGCCATGCGTCTCAACTCGACAGTTCCGGTCTCATCGTCAGGTCTGATCGGTGGCTATTGTGCCGCCCGATTCACTGGGCGGCGGGAGCTCGGCGGTCTCGTACTCGCCGCTGCGGGCGCGTGGTGCGTGCGCGAATGGCGGCGACAGGGTCCTGCGGTCACCGCAGGTCTGCTTGCCACCTACCTCGGGGCGTTCGGCGCCTCGCATCCGCTCGCGAAGAAGATCGGGGCGTGGCCGTCGGTGTTCGCGGTGTCCGCGGCGACGGCCGGTGTCACCTACGTCGCGACCCGCGAAGAATGACCAGGGAAAGTGTGAACTGACTGCCACTGTCTGGAACAATCTGCAGCGTGTCTCCGGTGACGAGCGCGACCAACCAACCTCATGTGGTGATCGTCGGTGCCGGGCTCGGCGGGCTGCAGGCAGCGCGCCGGCTCAAGCGGGCGAACGTCAGGGTGACCGTGGTGGACCGCGGGACGAGCCACCTGTTCCAGCCATTGCTGTACCAGTGCGCGACCGGCCTGCTGTCGGAGGGCGCGATCTCGAGTCCGATCCGGCACCTGCTGAAGCGCCAGCGCAATGCCCATGTCGTGCTCGGTGAGGCGGAAGCGCTCGATGCGCAGGAGCGCACTCTCACGGTGTGTCGACCGGATGAATCGACGATGGAGATCGGCTACGACTACCTGGTCGTCGCGG containing:
- a CDS encoding type 1 glutamine amidotransferase domain-containing protein is translated as MPEELNGTTIAFLVAPEGAEQVELTEPWKTVEAVGGTPKLVSTADGEVQAFHHLDRGDTFTVDVTADAARADDFDALVLPGGVANPDFLRADESAVAFVKAFFDAGKPVAAICHAPWTLIEADVVRGRTLTSYPSLQTDLRNAGATWQDEEVVVCRSGPNTLITSRNPNDLPAFNSKLTIEFAKTSA
- a CDS encoding NAD(P)/FAD-dependent oxidoreductase, which codes for MSVTSDVAVIGAGIIGLLTAYQLSRQGHSVTVYETGRPGYGQSAGQSRIFRHAHDDPRLIRLAVRAREQWREWSDDIGVTTVSDDGALALGDTAGRRLPLLRDAGVAAESLDSDAVADVLPLLGAYEGAAVFDPGGGSIHTRAVISALTDRLTDSLVGEQVIVLHRDGDGAVVRTPTTRGSHGTVVICAGRGTAALARGAGITVPVLLGAHVRVSFSVRDGVNRLPTLQDGSGHFGATGVYAAAYPDRSGYGLGLSEHVDAHDDGAIDDGSRLGGLADAAVGYVDSALPGLDPTPREIVHCWVTTLPWGDDGMAIWREGPVVVVAGHNLFKHAPVIGEALAQTVTSGAVPYDFTPDQRLGAASTEHAGVNANEYRSIT
- a CDS encoding flavin-containing monooxygenase codes for the protein MTATSRAASDSLVEALDVLIIGAGVSGVGAARYLTTEHPAKSFAVVEARGVAGGTWDLFRYPGIRSDSDLYTFGYEFKPWRDKQAIADAPRILDYLNETIDENGLADLIRYRHQVVSAAWSSEDARWLVDVDRSDTGERIQISARWIFCGSGYYDYDDGFSPEFVGRERFAGQIVHPQHWPEDLDYAGKQVVVIGSGATAVTLLPAMADDTAHITMLQRTPTYIIPLPREDALANTLKKVLGDERGYALTRQKNVAQQRLVFELCQRFPKAARRVIRRINESQLPEGFDVDKHFNPPYNPWDQRLCVVPDADLFRSIRKGKASIVTDRIATFTENGILLQSGAELEADIIVTATGLNIKLVGGIALSVDGRPVSFPDTVVYRGMMLSGVPNFALAIGYTNASWTLKIGLLCEYFCKLLGYLDEHGHDSVWPVADPEMPTRPLLDFGAGYVQRALDTLPKQGPEAPWVMSMSYYADRRLLRGDVADESLRFANARDRRGDPLSV